CTCAGCATTCTTGATGAAACCAATCTTTGCTCAAGCAAAAACAGATCCTAAACGTATTGCTTACGCTGAAGGTGAAGATGAACGCGTATTACGTGCTGTACAAATTGCAGTTGATGAAGATTTAGCAAAACCAATCTTAGTTGGTCGTACAGCAGTCATTGAAGCAAACATCAAAAAATTAGGTTTACGTTTACAACATGGCGTAAATATCGAGATCGTAGATCAAGAACAAAACCCGATGTATGAAGAGTTTTGGAAAGACTACTATCAAACAATGCAACGCAAAGGCATTACTGTTGAATATGCTCAACGTGAAGCTCGCCGTCGTTCAACGCTTATTGCTGCGCTTCTTGTTAAGTTTGGCAAAGCAGATGGTATGTTATGTGGTACTTATAGTAGCTATAACATTCACCTTGACTTTGTACGCAACGTGATTGGTCTTAAAGAAGGTATGAACAACTTCTTCACATTAAATGCATTAATGCTTGAAGATCGTAACTTGTTTATTGCCGATACCTATGTAAACACCAACCCTACTGCTGAACAACTTGCTGAAATGACAATTTTAGCAGCCGAAGAAGTACGTCGTTTTGGTATTACACCACGTGTTGCATTACTATCTCACTCAAGCTTCGGTAGCGACCAGACTGATTCAAGCGCTCAAAAAATGCGTGAAGTTTATCGTATTTTATCTGAACAAGCGCCAGAGCTTGAAGTTGAAGGTGAAATGCATGGTGATGCAGCATTAGACGAAAGCATTCGTCAATTTGCCTTCCCAGGTTCACGTTTCAAAGGTTCTGCAAACTTGCTTATTATGCCGAACCTCGATTCAGCAAATATCTCATTTAACCTGTTAAAAGCAACCTCTGGTAACAACGTTACTATTGGTCCAATTTTGCTAGGTGCTGCTAAACCAGTTCATATTTTGACACCTACAGCGACGACTCGCCGTCTGATCAATATGACTGCTTTAACTGTTGCTGAAATTCAACAACAAGAAAATTAATTTAGAAACTGCTTTTTACGAAAAGCGTTTCTAATGACTTGAGAAAACCTCTATTCTGTAGCATGATTGCTTGAAGAATAGAGGTTTTTTCATGCAAGTGTATTTAGTAGGCGGTGCCGTTCGAGATTATTTACTTGGGCATCCCTATCAAGAAAAAGACTATGTTGTGGTTGGCGCAACGCCAGAACACATGCTCGCCCAAGGTTTCCAACCTGTAGGCAAAGATTTTCCTGTGTTTCTTCATCCTAAAACCAAAGAAGAATATGCACTTGCACGTACCGAACGAAAGTCTGGTCAGGGATATCACGGTTTTCAATTCTTTACTGATACAACTGTAAGTTTAGAAGACGATTTAATTCGTCGTGACTTAACCATTAATGCAATCGCAATGGATCAAGACGGCAAAATATATGATCCATATGGCGGGCAAACTGACTTAGAAAATAAAGTTCTACGCCATGTTTCAGAAGCTTTTGCTGAAGACCCTTTACGGGTGTTACGCGTTGCTCGTTTTGCAGCTCGATATTTTCCTTACGGTTTTCATATCGCCCCTGAAACTTTGCAACTTATGCAAACCATGGCGGAGTCAGGTGAGCTAGATGCCCTTACCCCAGAACGCGTCTGGAAAGAAACCTCTCGCGCTTTAATGGAACATCATGCCGATATTTATTTCCAAACTCTACGTGATTGTGGTGCTTTAAAACATCTGTTCCCTGAGATTGATGCTTTGTTTGGCGTACCTCAACGTCCCGAATATCATCCGGAGGTGGATTGTGGCGTCCATACCCTTATGTCATTACAACAAGCATGTAAATCGAACTATTCACTTGATGTCCGTTTTGCAGTTTTAGTTCATGATCTGGGTAAAGCACTTACACCAGCCGATGAACTTCCTCGTCATATCATGCATGAAGAGCGCGGGATTAAACCCGTTACCCAACTATGTGAGCGTTTAAAAGTTCCAACTCAGACAAAACAATTGGCATTATCGGTGTGTAAAGAACATTTAAAATGTCACCAAATTATGTCATTGAAACCGGGCACTTTATGGCGTCTATTACAACGTTTAGACGTTTTACGCCGCCCCGAACGAGTGGAAGCATTTGTACAAGCATGCGAGTGTGATGCAAGAGGAAGATTAGGGTTAGAAGATCGCCCATATCCTCAAGCTCAATTTATGCGTGAAGCAATGCAAATTGTTCGCTCAATTAAAGTTCAAGATCTACCTGAAAATATTAAAGGCGCTGAAATTGGTGAAATGCTCATTCAATATCGAATCGAAGCTTTAGCCGAGTTTAAAAATCAACATCAAGATTTTAGTCACTCTTAATCAGTAGCCATAAAAAAAAGCCTCATCACGAGGCTTTTTTCATAAAGTTTTTTTAACGTTTAGGAAGCGGGATATACTGGGATTGGGTATTTTGTGCTTTTCGCTCCCCAACAGTCACAACGAAGTTTTGTTGTTTACCATCTCGTTCAACCAATACATTAATTTCGCTATTCGGCGCTTGCAAAGCAACATAATTAATCAAATGAGATGCCGAAGTAATCGGTTCATTATTCACCTGAACAATTTTATCGCCCACTTTAATGCCTGCTGAAGCTGCTGGGCCACTTTTTAGAACATCAGCAACCACAACACCCACTGGTGGTTTTGGTGCCAATACATCGTCTTGTGTAGGTGGAAGTAAACTAATACCTAACCAACCACGAACAACACGGCCATCTTTTAAAATTGAGTTTAATACTTGCTGACAAACCTTAGCAGGAATTGCAAAGCCAATACCTAATGAACCGCCAGATTGCGAGAAAATAGCCGTATTCACACCAATCAAGTTACCAGCGACATCAATTAATGCACCACCTGAGTTTCCAGGATTAATGGCAGCATCAGTTTGAATAAAGTCTTCATAGGTATTAATACCCAAATCTGAACGGCCTGTTGCAGAAACAATCCCCTGAGTAACCGTTTGGCCCACTCCAAATGGGTTACCAATTGCTAAAACAACATCACCCACTTCATTACCACTGAGTTTAAATGGCAATACTGGCAATTTATCTAAATCAATTTTAATAACTGCCAAATCTGTATCTGGGTCTGTACCGACAATTGTTGCTACGGCTCGGCGTCCATCATGCAATGCAACTACGATCTGGTCAGCTTGAGCAATCACATGGTTGTTGGTCAGGATATAACCATCAGCACGTACAATAACCCCAGAACCTAAACTATTTTCATTTTGTTGCTGTTGCTCTGGAACCTGATTTCCAAAAAATTCACGGAATACTGGATCACTTAATAAAGGATGATTTTGTTTAACTTTCTGGGTCGTAAAAATATTCACAACTGCTGGCGCTGCAACTTTTACCGCAGCACTATAAGAGACTACCCCGCCCGTTCGTGACGTATCAACTAGCGGTTCAACTTTCTCAGCAGGCATTGGCACCCCATCAACTGCAACAGTTGGTTTCGGCTGATGGTATTTTTGCCATGCAATAAAACTGGCAATTACAATAATAAGTAACACCCAAGGTAACCATGTAAAGGTGCGGCGCACGTTCATATCCTCTACGCAAAGAAGTTTTTAATTAAATTAATATATTGAACAAAAAGAGTTTTCAGTTAAGCATTTTAAATTAAATATGTCGATATACATAAAAAAGTCAAAAAAGATTTGTCTAGCTTTAGTTACACAACAAAATATGTTTCTATAGCTTTAGCAATTATTTACTACTCAATTCAGGAAATATCATGGCGAATTTGCATGAAATTATTCAGTGGTGCGACCAAACCTTAAAAGCAGCAGAATTTAAAGATTACGCACCAAATGGCCTGCAAATTGAAGGTTCAACTGAAGTAAAACGTATTCTCTGCGCTGTTACGGCCTCTGAAGATGCAATTGATGCAGCTATTGCTCACAATGCCGATCTATTACTCGTACATCATGGTTATTTTTGGAAAGGCGAACCTTATCCAATTACGGGAATGCGAGGTAACCGGATTAAAAAACTTATTCAAAATAATATTTCATTAGTCGCTTATCATCTACCTTTAGATGCACATCCAAGTTTGGGTAACAATGTAGCCATTGCAGAAAAACTTAACTTACAAAATTTAGAACCACTCGATTTAACTGAAAAACATCCTATTGGTAATATTGGCTATTTAGAGCAAGCAATTTCTGTAGATGAATTTAAAGCAAAATTACAAGATAGCTTTGATTTTAACGTGATTCACTTACCAGCTGAAAAACAA
This window of the Acinetobacter sp. XH1741 genome carries:
- a CDS encoding multifunctional CCA addition/repair protein — translated: MQVYLVGGAVRDYLLGHPYQEKDYVVVGATPEHMLAQGFQPVGKDFPVFLHPKTKEEYALARTERKSGQGYHGFQFFTDTTVSLEDDLIRRDLTINAIAMDQDGKIYDPYGGQTDLENKVLRHVSEAFAEDPLRVLRVARFAARYFPYGFHIAPETLQLMQTMAESGELDALTPERVWKETSRALMEHHADIYFQTLRDCGALKHLFPEIDALFGVPQRPEYHPEVDCGVHTLMSLQQACKSNYSLDVRFAVLVHDLGKALTPADELPRHIMHEERGIKPVTQLCERLKVPTQTKQLALSVCKEHLKCHQIMSLKPGTLWRLLQRLDVLRRPERVEAFVQACECDARGRLGLEDRPYPQAQFMREAMQIVRSIKVQDLPENIKGAEIGEMLIQYRIEALAEFKNQHQDFSHS
- a CDS encoding trypsin-like peptidase domain-containing protein, whose protein sequence is MRRTFTWLPWVLLIIVIASFIAWQKYHQPKPTVAVDGVPMPAEKVEPLVDTSRTGGVVSYSAAVKVAAPAVVNIFTTQKVKQNHPLLSDPVFREFFGNQVPEQQQQNENSLGSGVIVRADGYILTNNHVIAQADQIVVALHDGRRAVATIVGTDPDTDLAVIKIDLDKLPVLPFKLSGNEVGDVVLAIGNPFGVGQTVTQGIVSATGRSDLGINTYEDFIQTDAAINPGNSGGALIDVAGNLIGVNTAIFSQSGGSLGIGFAIPAKVCQQVLNSILKDGRVVRGWLGISLLPPTQDDVLAPKPPVGVVVADVLKSGPAASAGIKVGDKIVQVNNEPITSASHLINYVALQAPNSEINVLVERDGKQQNFVVTVGERKAQNTQSQYIPLPKR
- a CDS encoding Nif3-like dinuclear metal center hexameric protein — protein: MANLHEIIQWCDQTLKAAEFKDYAPNGLQIEGSTEVKRILCAVTASEDAIDAAIAHNADLLLVHHGYFWKGEPYPITGMRGNRIKKLIQNNISLVAYHLPLDAHPSLGNNVAIAEKLNLQNLEPLDLTEKHPIGNIGYLEQAISVDEFKAKLQDSFDFNVIHLPAEKQSIQKVGFCTGGAQDYIAKAALQNCDAYISGEVSERNFYEAKELGVHYFACGHHATERYGVQRLAQAISKQFSVESEYFELNNPI